atttttggctgtgctggatcttcattgtggcacgtgggctcagtagctgtggtacttTGGCTTAGCTGcacacatggcatgtgggatcttagttccccaaccagagatcaaaccactgTCCTctgcttggaaggcagattcttaaccagtggatgaCCAAGTAAGTTCCCAGAGATAACGTTTTACCAGCTATCCATTAACCAGCTAAACTGACACATAAAGTTAATCATCACCCCATCCGAGGCCACACATTACTATTTGAAAGTATACTCAGCCAGTCTAGTAgcatattcattggaaatttGACAGGCAGCCTCAAGCCCTCAGGTACACTGTTAAACAAGCTGGCActgagagttccctggtggcctagtggttaggttCCCGGGCTTGCaatgccatggcctgggttcaatcctaattggagaactgagatcccagtTGGTGATGTGGTACAACCAAAACAAACTTAAGGCTGGCATTAAGATCCTTACGAGATGATAAGGTTGACAGCATCGCTCTATGTGGCTTTAGAGTCTACATATTCTGAGCATTTGAAATAATGATCCTTGACTAGTGCACTGAACTCACCTGACCTCTAAAACACCATTTCCAGACAGGTATTTTTACATAACTGAACtcacaatgtttaaaaataaaacgactgtcttccctccccacctGAGCTCTCTACCTTGACTGGGCAGGCCACAAACCTCAAGGCCATTCATGACTCCTCCCATCTTCTTCAATCCCAGACCAAGGTTGAAGTCACCACTGACATTTCTATCCAAGCACCCATTTTCCCAGCCGTCACATGTCCCTCAGATTCCTGTCTCCCTTAGCGCATGCTCTACACACACCAGGATTGTCTTCCTGAGCACAAACGTCACTTCCCTGCTCAAAAAATTATTCCATGGCTTCTCTCTTCCCACAGAATTGCCTCAGTATAACATATGAGACTTCAAACTGGCCCAGACTGCATTCTTTCAGCCGTTCTCTTCTACTCAATGCAAAGGTCTTGTCATGGCAGAACACCTGCTGTTTCAGAAACATATGAAATTCTGCTCATTTGTTCAATGTTCCTTCAGCCTCAAATATCCTTTTTTCATTAAGCGTCCACCATGTACAGGGCAGTTTTAAGTGCTGAGATGATAAAACAACATAGACAAGGTCCCTGTTCTCATAGAGCCTACATCTCCAACTCATCTTTTAAGGCTCAGCCCAAATCCACACCTTCCCCCAATTTCTCTCCAATTTCATATATTCCATAATGAGAATTAACTTATTTTATACTCTTTTATGTTTATCACTCTTTGTCTTGTGTGAcatttatgtatacatttatctTCCAGGTTGGACTTGGAGGGTGGAACTTCTTGAGGGTAGAAACCAGGTGATCATTCACACTTGTTATATAAGGGCTTGGACAGTGCCACACACGAGACTTAATGTTTCTTAAATGGCATCAAGTCTATCCCAATTTGCttccatttataattttaaaaaatcccacaaagccaaaaatagTATGGAACTCTGCCTATTTTAAAGAAGAGTAAAAACCTTTTTTGGTGGGAGgtctaaattaaaattataaagattCAAAAGAAATACCCACATTATTATAATCTGAAACTTAGGCTTGTAGTCCATCTGAATACCTTGTGTTAATGACTCAACACTACTCCTTAAGAAATTGTGACCTAGAGGCTATGAGCTTCTAGTGAGCAGACTTCTACATAGTCACTAGTCAGCAGATGGCTTCCCATCCTAGGCCAGAAGTCTCATTACTAGAACATTAGAAAGATACCTGTTAACCAAGTCTAAGGGGACCATGCGGACTGGAGAATAAACAGTCAAGCCATTCATCAatgccaaaggcaaaggagtgcccctaaaaaaataatttggaagcAGCCTCTACCAGTCTTACCCACTGATGGAGGCTTGATTTAAGAGCAAAATCAACACTATGtaccctcttttaaaaaaaaaaaaaagggggattgaaaaaaataacaaatttaaaatcTGACATACATGAGAAAAAAGGGGCTGTCCTTTAGACTAAAGAGATTTGTGCAACCCATTACTTTTTGAATTGGATACTGCTGTGGACAAATCAAACGTAAAGGATATTTTGGGAACAACTGGGAATTTTGTATATGGACTGAGTATTAGATGATACTAAGGGTTTATTTTGTTGGGGGCAAtacatagaaaaaatatttttttttaagaggtatAAAGTTTAGCATGGGTGGAGTATTATATTACATACTATGTTCCTAGAATACTTCAGTATAAAAGAAGTGAGTTATAAAACCAACCTACCGCAGCTACTGAAACAAAATATGACATTTGGCAGAATACCTAGTTTCCTTCATGGTCGCTCTCTTGGTGGGTAGTCTATTTAGTTGGGGCAGGCCAGGGTCAACTTCTCCACTTTGGAGACAACTCCCCACGGGCAGTGAAAGAGCCCTGGGGAGCCCCACGCAGGGGAGCCTTGCACTGGAAGGCACACAGAGGGGGTCTCTTCTGAAGAGCCTTCCTCCCTTTGGCTTCTCTCATTCTTGTTATTATCAAGTGAAGGAGAAAACCATCAGCTTACCACTCACTATAACACATCAGGAGATCTGGTAATGCAGGGAACAAGTGAAGGGAGAGAACCATGAGCTTACCATTCACTATAACGCATCAGGAGGTCTGGTGATGCAGGGAACAATGTCTTGTCTCTGTTCAGGAATACCTCTTTGACTAGAATCACAGATAAATTCCAGGCTTTGCAGCCAATCTGAAAACTAAAATTCTGTCTTTATTTACTGCTCCACTGTAGTAGTTTTCTCagtctcagcttcctttatatCAGCCCATTAGACAGGAGGAAAATAGTTCTCCAACTGTAAGAACCTTAACAGATGTTTTATTAACACACACTGACATATTCCTGGGACATAAGAGTCTTCAAACACTGCCCCGACCTCAGACAAGAAAACCACTCAAGGCCAGGGTCCtctggggagttttggaatcatGCACTCCTTTACCAGAGCCAGGTTCGGCCTGCCTCTCCTGCACATCCCTATGCTGCAAACAGGCTTCCTCTTGTCAGATGCAGGCGGTGACACACATGTCTTTGGAAGGGCAGGGGCTCCTTGTGATTAAACCAGAATGGAGAAAAACTTAGCATCAGCTGCTCAAAAAGGAATTTAGGCTTTATTTCTCAAAGCCACTCATTCCACTTCTCTGCAAGAAGGGCTGGGATATCTTCAGGATGAACACAGAGATTCCCACTGCCGGAATATTCGGAATACCTTCCTTGATTTCTCAGAGAGACTCTGTAGATAGAAAAGTTCATTATTAGAGATTAAATTTCTTTATAGAGACAAAGGGTAATAGCTTTAAGGTGTGGTCTATAAATTTCTCCCACAATGATCTAGATATGTATAGGAGTGAATAAAACAAGTTAATTGTATACTGTGCtatacataaagtgaaagtgaaaatcgctcagtcatgtctgactctttgagagcccatgcactgtacagtccatgaaagtctctaggccagaatattggagtgggtagcctttcccttctccaagggatcttcccaatcccggggtcaaacccaggtctcccgcattgaaagcggattctttaccagctgagccacaagggaagcccaagaacactggagtgggtatagcTAAAAGCCAGACTAAGAATCAAGAAGCTTGAGTCTGCTGTGATGCCACTGCTAACACGCTCGGAGCCTCCACAGTACGGCTTATGTCCTCCTCCAAGCATTCGTACGTGTCCTCATCTTTGTATGAGAGGATGACACGTGTGACCCGCCATCATGTAGCACCACACACCGTGCACTGACTTCTCATCTGTGACTGCTGAACTGGCCCTGTGAACAAGGGTTCATAGTCATAGGTGCCAAGCTGGTGTTTATGGAATAATCTAAGGTTGAGGAATGAAACAAAGTTAAATGACTCTGAAGAGTTTAAGCTATGACCTTGGCCTTCTCAGCTTCCTGTTTCAGCCAGCAGAGCTAATAATAGGAAGAATCTCACTGCCACTTGATCATGCCTGTGAAGTGATCTGAGATTCTGAGAAATGGTGTTACAGGGAGACAAAACAGTTCACTGAGAGATAAAAGTTCTCAGGAAAGCAGAACACTTGGTTCTCTTTGCCTTGGAGAGTCACAGAAGAGCACAGGGTCTTGGTGAGAGCACAAACACATCTAACAAGATAACCCACAAAGTTCCCTCCAATGTCTGACAGAAGATGACATTTTCACTGTTTTCTTACCTCTTTGTGGCTGAATGTCTTAATAAAATAAAGCTCTAGGAGGGCAAAGCTTGAACTCTTACTCATGACTGAGGGCAATTTAGTTAATAGAGTGACAAAATTGAAAGAAATTTAAGTTGGAAAACagtgtaaactttttttttagctTCAAGATTCTTTACAGGAGAGCCTCTTAAGTTTTATAATTCCCAGTCACACAACAGCTGTGGGGAATCTTATCAGACAAGTTGCCAAAACAGACCTTCAAAGTTCCAGAACTCAGGGCCAGTTATGAGGCCAAATTTTCCcactaccaaaaaaagaaaatgccctgTGGGGTTCCAAGTTAGCATGACAGTGACAGAGGGGAGTCAATCAGAACTGCCATACATTTTTCATGAAGACCCAGGCAGAGAGAACTCATGTGCAAAGACAGAGCTAATCTCTCCCATTTGAAAGGTGGGCCAAAACATTTGTCTTCAGATAGCTTTACGTATTTTCAAGGTCTTAAACTAGAaaaatgtaggtttttttttttggcaaaaactTGGAAAACCATCATCTGCATATTTACTAAGGGTATGAATGTACATTCTTGAGCTTTTAGCATCACAGCAGCTCCCTCTAGTGGAATCCTGTAACCCTACAAAACCATGAATTGGAATGCTTCTGATAAACAGCTGCTGGCAAGTATTATTTTACTTTGTCCTTGGAGGCAGCAGAAGTCAGAAATTACTATATTTATACCAAGCAGGTGACATGGCAAATTTGGGAATGCGCCAGCAAAGGAAAGCGAATGCGGTTTTCATGATTCCTTAATGCCCACCATCCTCTCACTTCCATCCTTGGCATAGAGCAAACGCTTGAGTTGCTTTCTTAGCTTTTGTGATGGGTTTGCTTTTACCCACAAGTGGAACCAGCAGCAGTCATTCGTGTGATGGCAGCTGAGGGTCAGTGCACAAGCCTGGGGCCTCGGAACACAGCAAAGTAACGTGCCCACCATGAGAAATTAAGTTGTGTTCATGGTAGCAGAGTACAGAGCTCTGTCCAGACAGCTAAGTTAACTGGCCAGGGCTCCAAGTCTAAGAGACAGCAACTCAGATGGAAAAAGTAGCTACTCTGCAACACGAGGCTGGAGCAGCAGCCTGTTACCTCTTGCTGTTTCTCTATCCCTTTTCTACTTCGAGTCATCTAAGTTGAGAAGACAAAGAATTTATCAAAATTTGGTGGAATGCCAAATGCTAAACTGCAGAAGGAGTGAGCCAGTCCCTTGTCTGTTCTCTAGGATGAACCCAGACTGAGTCCATCTTGACTTGTGAAAACTGTGGGCAGGCAGAGTGCTAATTATAGGAACAGCCTCTTCTCCTCATCTCATAAACAGCAAGTGCTGCACATGATCAGGGCAACGGCTTATCTCACCATGGAGTCGGTTTCAGCAGGCTGGTTAGACTGTTTGTGGGCCAAGAGGATGTTCAGCACTGCCTTCCAGCCTGGCTCTGCCGGAGTGCTGACGTCCACCTCAGTGCCACCATTCTCCCTGGTTTCTTTACCGAGTGTGATGTTCACCCAAGGGCACCAGTCTCTATGCTGAGACGTGGGATCAAAGAAGCTTCGGGAAGAGGCGTCCTGAGGAAGGAGTCAGAGCAGTCAGTGTTAATGAAGGCAGACACTGTGTAAGTTCAAGGAGGCTCTGCTCTAAGTCGTAAAATTCAGAATCTCACAACGTTCACATTTCTAGTTTTATGTTCTCCTTTAAACTCTGTCCATCTACTTccctctcattttaaaaattccttcacTCCCTTTGTGTTAAACCACAACTTATCAGGTCTGTTCCCCTTTCTCACTACTGCCCCTTGGGCTAGACAAATTTATCATGTCTCCAGTAGCCAtcccaaagaaacaaaaggcaaaacccttaatttttttcccttcaagtcACCCAACTGTCCCATCTTTAAACTTATTCCCACAGCCTCCTACAGCTGCAGGACCAGGCTTGGCTCACGCCTGCTTCTCCACGCTGTATACACAGTGAGAGCTCGCATGCTGCCGTGCTCAGGGACCTCCAAGCACGCAGGTGGGCTCACCAAGCTGCTGGAAGAGCAGAGGCGAGCCCGTTTGGCTTTTCGAAGAGGACTAGATGGCACTTCCAGGCCGGCGCTTTCTCCTGTTCCCATGCTGCGGGTCACTGGGCGGGTTCTGGTGGCGGGGCTAGCGGCCTCCGGCTCAGGACGGTCCACAGGACTGGATGAGTCCCCACTCCGAGTTCTAGAGATGATGGGACCTGGGCTCTTTTCAGCCTGAAGGAAAAGGGAGATGTTGGACAATGACATTAATGACTATGGTCAGGAGAAATATTTCTAGAAGTATGTGaaagctaatattttatttattgatttttaacattttaaaaagtataaaaatttagTTTCTGAACTGTGTAACTGAACTCTTCAAAGAATAATAGATTTCCatacaaaataatgaatttaGCATCTCCACTGCAACTAGTGAATAAAACCATTCTATGGTATTCTGATCAATTAACCTAAACTAATTTCCAATTTTTCACCAACATTTTTGGTAagaatgatgtttttaaaaagtccaccCCAAACAAGCCAAAGGAGTCTATACCTGCTCTGAGCCTGGGGAAAAGATGGTATCCTGGCTCCGAGTCACCATCCTGCGAGGAGACTCAGGCACCAGAGGGGAGCGCTCTGGCCGGCCCTCAGAGCCCGGGACAGGGGAGCTGGTCAGGCCCAAGGAAGCGTCCAGGTCAGTCATGGACGACTCGATCTGCTGAAAGCCCCAGAGCCCCACCTTCCTCATACACTGTGAACAAGTTATCAGGGAGAGCTGCATGGGTTCCAACAAAGAACtaggtaagaaaagaaaagagagtgagTTTTCTCAGAAGGTAATACTGCCAAGGGACTAAACATAATGATTTGTGAGTATGCTTAATCTCATCAAACAAATCTCTGGGCAGTTCAATGGCCTGGGGACCACCTCCTCTCAGGGCCCCTGTCCTCCAATCTCAGGACCTAACTTCATCACCTCTTACAAATTTCCTATAGAAAGATCTAGGGGTCTTAGTGTGCCATCTATGGCAAGATTATTTCACAGGTGAaaatgttaagtcactcagttgtatccgactctctgtAATGCCAtagattgtaacctgccaggctcctctgtccacgggattctccaggcaagaataccggagtgggtaggcattcccttctccaggggatcctcccgacccagggatcaaatccagatctcctgtgttacaggcagattctttacggtctgaaccaccagggaagccccattttaaaGGTATGTTTTATAAATTTCTCATGTCCCTTAGAGTTTTTCCCTATAAGAGAAGAATAGTCCTTAATGTACCAAAGAAAGCATATTTAAAGTAAATCAAAATTAGTCTGACAGTCTTCTGTCTCAGAAGGATTCTGTGCCAAACTGAGCAGCTGAAATGGAAACACCAAGCTGGGGCCTAGAGGATTCAGCTGGTGCTTCCTTGGTAGATTTCATCAGTTAAACtgatttttcctttctaaaactAGAAAGGAGCTTCACTGTTTACAGGAACACAAATTTCCTACTGGGAAGTGACAGTAAAAGAAACAAAGTTTAGGTGTGTTCACAAATTCCTGAGTTCTAACTCTGGTTTTGTTGCTAATTCTTACTATCCCTCTTCCACCCACTTAGGTTTTCTCTGTCACTGCCTTTCTCACACAAACACCACGTGATCTACAAATGCTAAGAGTAACTGATATacatggagagggaggcctggcgtgcttcgattcatggggttgcaaagagtcggacacgactgagtgactgaactgatagtgtCATCACGGTTTATGTCCCCAGGCACATTCGCTAACCTACACGCCCAGCCACACACGGAGAGAATACAGGCAGTGACGTGCACTTGGATGTCTGAGCCTAATTTGGTTGCAGTTTTTCTCTCATCAGTCCGGTGATCAAGTTCATCTTCAAGCAGGTGCAGGAGAAGACTGATCTTGTCTTCTGTCAAGCACTACAAAGGAACCAATATGAAAGACTTACACAAATATCAACCACCATGAACAGAAGCCATAGATAATGATGCATCTATATGGTACAAGGCAAAAATCATGGAAAAAATGATAAACACAAAGACAATTCTCTTCACTCAAGTAGACTTATTTCTAGCAGAGGCTAAGGTATCCATAAGCACTTCCTGACCTGCCCAGGATCTGCTATGAGAAAGGGAACAGTTTTCCTGGAACTACATCATCTTTTCTTAGTACCAACTTGCTTTCAAATCACCAACTCCATATTTTCTCTGAAATCTGTAAACTTCAAAACCAAATGATGACTACCACTTATATCTTATATCTTGCCCTGACACtgaatttactttatttttggatgtgctgggtcttcgttgctgcctgggcttctctctagttgcagtgtgcaggctgcTCACTGcgctggcttctcttattgtggagcacgggctccatggtgtgtgggcttcagtcatTAAGGCACACGGGCTCACtacagttgtggctcctgggctctacagcacaggctcaatagttgtggcacatgggcttaactATCGCacctcatgtgggatcttcctggaccagggatcaaacctgtgtcccttgcattagcaggtggattctttctctccgaaccaccaaggaagccctgaatTTACTTTTGACACAACAAAAGAGCTTGCCAGAATCTTCACTTTTGTTCTAAGAATAATACAGAACCATGACAGGGTGAAGAAAACTTGCCTTGGCTAGGGACAAGCAGACATTTATAACAGGCATCAGATGTTAATAGTCTGATGCTAAAATACACAATAGCTTCTCAATTGAAGAAGCAAAACAATAGCTTCTATTTCCTATAGTTTAAGTCTGTCTTAAAAATAGTATGCAATAAGCCATATGAAGCCACATTTCAGTATCTTCTGTTAAGTATTTATGTAAcaaattgagataaaattgaaTTTATGCCACTTAGAGCATCATATCTAAAAGTGTAAAtagaattcatttatttaaacccTCGAGTCACCTTTCCAGTagagattggaaaaggtcagttgagAGACAAACAAGTAGTTCTCTTTTAGCTATCTTCATCCTCTGGTCATTAAAAGAAATGCTTCATGCTGGTGACAACTGAAGGCCACTGTATGCTAGCCAAGAAAAACTCACCATAGTTTTTATGTCCTCTGGCCTCAAGGAAGGAAGCTGGAGATCCAAGTGACAAAGGCTTTGAAAACGATCTAGGAATTCACTAACAAGAACAGTGGGCTCATCCAATGGCAACATCCCAAATCGATCTGTGGAAAGAGTAAACTGAAGATGATActggtgaaaattattttaaaaaagaaagcatgtaTAGAGCAGCAGGGGAAATGTAAAACTGATGATATTTGATAATATTAAgaaattaactatttttttttggATAGGGCTGTGATGATATTTTtgtgattgttttattttttggctgcactgtggggcatgcgggatcttagttccctgaccagggattgaactcataccccctgcattgggagcatggagtcttaaccactggaccaccaggttagTCCCTGCGATTATATTTAGAAAGCAGAGTCTCAGGAACGGTTTCTCAGAAGCAGTCAGGTCTTAGCTGAACTGGAAAGACCAACAACAGTGTGTAAAAGTAAAGCCCTAAGGGACAGCATATGTGGGGAATTCTAAATAGTTTCTCAGACTTGGAACACACTATTCCTGTGGGGAGCCGAATCAAAGAGAAGGTTAAAGTATAGACAGCAGTCAGGCCATAATTAATGTACGTTGATGAGAAACTactggaagatttttttaaaggaaaaatacagaatATATGCACTAGTTTAGAGAATAAGGGGTCAGCCTGGATGCAAAGAAATAAGCTTAGCAGACAGTGGGGTGATCTGAAGTAGTAATCCCTCCAAGATATCAGTGGCACAAGGATGGCAAGAAGCAGCATCCatgtggaaggaaggaaaatgaacagAGGCCTGTGGGACCCTGTGGGATCAAGCACACCAACAGCTGCATAATGGGAGACCCGGaagagagggaaaggggcagaaacaatatttgaagaaatatgaTCTGAAAACTTCCCAACTTTGATTAAAAACATTAATCTGTACATCC
This is a stretch of genomic DNA from Dama dama isolate Ldn47 chromosome 18, ASM3311817v1, whole genome shotgun sequence. It encodes these proteins:
- the ZC3HC1 gene encoding zinc finger C3HC-type protein 1 isoform X2, with translation MALMVAVKQGQLLRKTHRTAHESDHKSTVYDSQAAQHSSSTEVKVSQGLPRWSSGKEPTCIQAIPEFTLSTDRFGMLPLDEPTVLVSEFLDRFQSLCHLDLQLPSLRPEDIKTMCLTEDKISLLLHLLEDELDHRTDERKTATKLGSDIQVHVTACILSVCGWACSSLLEPMQLSLITCSQCMRKVGLWGFQQIESSMTDLDASLGLTSSPVPGSEGRPERSPLVPESPRRMVTRSQDTIFSPGSEQAEKSPGPIISRTRSGDSSSPVDRPEPEAASPATRTRPVTRSMGTGESAGLEVPSSPLRKAKRARLCSSSSLDASSRSFFDPTSQHRDWCPWVNITLGKETRENGGTEVDVSTPAEPGWKAVLNILLAHKQSNQPAETDSMSLSEKSRKVFRIFRQWESLCSS
- the ZC3HC1 gene encoding zinc finger C3HC-type protein 1 isoform X1, which gives rise to MAAPSEGTAFASGVEKNWSAVVRSPEGTPQKVRQLIDEGIAPEEGGAGAEAKDTSATFQSVNGSPQAEEPPLESTSKEAFFSRVETYSSLKWAGKPSELSPLVCAKYGWVTVECDMLKCSSCQAFLCATLQPAFDFDRYKERCAELKKALCTAHEKFCFWPDSPSPDRFGMLPLDEPTVLVSEFLDRFQSLCHLDLQLPSLRPEDIKTMCLTEDKISLLLHLLEDELDHRTDERKTATKLGSDIQVHVTACILSVCGWACSSLLEPMQLSLITCSQCMRKVGLWGFQQIESSMTDLDASLGLTSSPVPGSEGRPERSPLVPESPRRMVTRSQDTIFSPGSEQAEKSPGPIISRTRSGDSSSPVDRPEPEAASPATRTRPVTRSMGTGESAGLEVPSSPLRKAKRARLCSSSSLDASSRSFFDPTSQHRDWCPWVNITLGKETRENGGTEVDVSTPAEPGWKAVLNILLAHKQSNQPAETDSMSLSEKSRKVFRIFRQWESLCSS